One window from the genome of Cryptomeria japonica chromosome 6, Sugi_1.0, whole genome shotgun sequence encodes:
- the LOC131077587 gene encoding uncharacterized protein LOC131077587, producing the protein MLVLNLLVIPEEEPQLVTPACSMPQAPGATGDYHTLLTSNVIAIAKGLSTPLEPSPHIFVPGQEDCKPGRSEGYFGFLHIKAIDDAGHHRATMVKVKSFEAVDIAIGQLVLLLGRQNAVGLPTTYSLCITGDHSTPVEYANHNYEPVHCTLCHLKDFVNAKV; encoded by the exons ATGCTCGTCTTAAACCTGCTTGTTATACCAGAGGAGGAGCCACAGCTCGTGACACCAGCTTGTTCTATGCCTCAA GCACCTGGAGCTACTGGAGATTATCATACACTTTTGACATCAAATGTAATAGCTATAGCCAAGGGGCTTTCTACTCCATTGGAGCCTTCACCTCACATTTTTGTGCCTGGACAGGAGGATTGTAAACCTGGTCGTAGTGAAGGTTACTTTGGATTCCTACACATAAAGGCTATTGATGATGCTGGGCATCACAGGGCAACTATGGTGAAAGTAAAATCTTTTGAAGCTGTAGATATAGCAATTGGTCAATTGGTCCTGCTACTTGGTAGGCAGAATGCAGTGGGGCTGCCTACTACCTATTCTCTGTGTATCACAGGAGATCATTCAACTCCTGTTGAATATGCTAACCACAATTATGAACCTGTACATTGTACCCTATGTCATCTAAAAGACTTTGTCAATGCAAAAGTGTAA